A single genomic interval of Sphingopyxis sp. CCNWLW2 harbors:
- a CDS encoding acyltransferase family protein, with protein MNTARHHGMDWLRIGAFGLLILYHIGMYFVPWGWHVKIAEPLDWVQLPMLATNSWRLALLFLVSGYASAALFAKLGGSGAFARSRSARLLIPLVFGIIVIIPPQPWIELVGQHGYRHGFLHFWLHDYFRFGSLGGIVLPTWQHLWFVVYLWVYTMLAAALAALVPGAMRARIADGAARWLSGAGLLIWPLAAWLLIHAAFPDHEETHALFDDGPSHLHYLMPFLVGWLLRVRPQLFDVVARWWRVALVLAVAAFAVVAWIMCLWLTGAQPAEWGRLPFNIAHLVQGWATIVALVGIADHYWNRDHPSRTMLAEAVFPFYIIHQTIIVVVGWYLLQAGVAALPSFLVLLVATTLGCWLFYVIGRNIGWLRPLIGLQRR; from the coding sequence TTGAACACCGCGCGCCATCATGGCATGGACTGGCTGCGGATCGGCGCGTTCGGGCTGCTGATCCTCTATCATATCGGCATGTATTTCGTGCCGTGGGGCTGGCATGTGAAGATCGCCGAGCCGCTGGACTGGGTGCAGTTGCCGATGCTCGCGACGAACAGCTGGCGGCTCGCGCTGCTGTTCCTCGTGTCGGGTTATGCGAGCGCGGCGCTGTTCGCGAAGCTGGGCGGCAGCGGCGCCTTTGCGCGCTCGCGCAGCGCGCGGCTGCTGATCCCGCTCGTCTTCGGCATCATCGTCATCATCCCGCCGCAGCCGTGGATCGAACTCGTCGGCCAGCATGGCTATCGGCATGGCTTCCTGCATTTCTGGCTCCATGATTATTTCCGCTTCGGATCGCTGGGCGGGATCGTCCTGCCGACGTGGCAGCATCTGTGGTTTGTCGTTTATCTGTGGGTCTATACGATGCTCGCCGCGGCCCTGGCGGCGCTGGTGCCGGGCGCGATGCGGGCGCGGATCGCCGATGGCGCGGCGCGGTGGCTCAGCGGCGCTGGGCTGCTCATCTGGCCGCTCGCGGCGTGGTTGCTCATCCATGCCGCCTTTCCGGACCATGAGGAGACGCACGCGCTGTTCGACGACGGCCCGTCGCATCTTCATTATCTGATGCCCTTCCTTGTCGGCTGGTTGCTCCGGGTGCGGCCGCAGCTGTTCGATGTGGTGGCGCGCTGGTGGCGCGTCGCGCTGGTCCTCGCGGTCGCGGCGTTCGCGGTGGTCGCATGGATCATGTGCCTCTGGCTGACCGGGGCGCAGCCCGCCGAGTGGGGCCGGCTGCCGTTCAATATCGCGCATCTGGTGCAGGGCTGGGCGACGATCGTCGCGCTGGTCGGGATCGCCGACCATTATTGGAACCGCGATCACCCGTCGCGCACGATGCTCGCCGAGGCGGTGTTCCCCTTTTATATCATCCACCAGACGATCATCGTCGTCGTCGGCTGGTATCTGCTGCAGGCCGGCGTCGCGGCACTGCCGTCCTTCCTAGTCCTGCTCGTCGCGACCACGCTTGGATGCTGGCTTTTCTACGTCATCGGGCGCAACATCGGCTGGCTGCGGCCGCTGATCGGATTGCAGCGCAGATAG
- a CDS encoding alpha-hydroxy acid oxidase codes for MRLTDCHNIDDFRALAKRRLPWPVFDYIDGAADDEVTRRRNRAAFDDCDLIPRVLAGVESVDMRTTLFGREMAMPLFLSPTALQRLFHWQGERAVLRAAANAGTVAGISSLATISLAEAGALTNGPKLFQLYVHHDEGLNQAMLDAARDAKFDAVALTVDTIVGGNRERCLRSGFTSPPRFTARNMLSYAAKPGWGLNYVLREKFSLPNLATHVSEGSSVPKSVAEYFTSMLDQSLDWKRAEAIRKKWDGPFCLKGIVAVEDAKRAADIGATAIMVSNHGGRQLDGSISPFDALADIVEAVGDKVEVICDGGITRGTHVLKALSVGAKACSGGRLYLYALAAAGEDGVARAIALLRAEMERGMKLMGARTLADLGSHNLRWR; via the coding sequence GTGCGCCTGACCGACTGCCACAATATCGACGACTTCCGCGCGCTCGCGAAGCGCCGCCTGCCCTGGCCGGTGTTCGACTATATCGACGGCGCCGCCGACGACGAGGTCACCCGCCGCCGCAACCGCGCGGCGTTCGACGATTGCGACCTGATCCCGCGCGTCCTCGCCGGGGTCGAAAGCGTCGACATGCGCACCACGCTCTTCGGGCGCGAAATGGCGATGCCGCTCTTCCTGTCGCCGACCGCGCTCCAGCGCCTGTTCCACTGGCAGGGCGAGCGCGCCGTCCTCCGCGCCGCCGCCAATGCGGGCACCGTCGCGGGCATCTCGAGCCTCGCGACGATCAGCCTCGCCGAAGCCGGCGCGCTGACGAACGGCCCCAAGCTGTTCCAGCTCTACGTCCACCATGACGAAGGGCTCAATCAGGCGATGCTCGACGCTGCACGCGATGCGAAATTCGATGCCGTGGCGCTCACCGTCGACACGATCGTCGGCGGCAACCGCGAACGCTGCCTGCGCTCGGGCTTCACCTCGCCGCCGCGTTTCACGGCGCGCAACATGTTGAGCTATGCCGCCAAGCCCGGCTGGGGTCTCAACTATGTCCTCCGCGAAAAATTCAGCCTGCCGAACCTTGCGACGCATGTTTCCGAAGGGTCGAGCGTCCCCAAATCGGTCGCCGAATATTTCACCTCGATGCTCGACCAAAGCCTCGACTGGAAACGCGCCGAGGCGATCCGCAAGAAATGGGACGGCCCCTTCTGCCTTAAGGGCATCGTCGCGGTCGAGGATGCGAAGCGCGCCGCCGACATCGGCGCCACCGCGATCATGGTCTCCAACCATGGCGGACGCCAGCTCGACGGCAGCATCTCCCCCTTCGACGCGCTCGCCGACATCGTCGAGGCGGTGGGGGACAAGGTCGAGGTGATCTGCGACGGCGGCATCACGCGCGGCACGCATGTGCTGAAAGCGCTGTCGGTCGGCGCCAAGGCCTGCTCGGGCGGCCGCCTCTATCTCTACGCGCTCGCCGCGGCGGGCGAGGATGGCGTCGCGCGCGCGATCGCGCTGCTGCGCGCCGAGATGGAACGCGGCATGAAATTGATGGGGGCCAGGACCCTCGCCGATCTCGGCTCCCATAATCTGCGCTGGCGGTAA
- a CDS encoding SDR family NAD(P)-dependent oxidoreductase — MADGILAGRTALVTGASRGIGRGIAIGLAEAGADVAVNYTRGEDAAAETVAAIEALGRKAKAYQASVTDEAACAAMVAAIEADFGPMSILINNAGIASRGQSVAETTPEEVDKLFAVHAAGPHRLSRLALPQLRTHARSDIIIISSIATYTHSPNGAPYTMAKAAGEALAYALAKEELGNGVRVNIVAPALTVSDMGEKLSRAITGNEDIHHLDTKMPFGRVAMPADVAAAVVWFVSGANSYCSGQKLNIDGAGQATFR, encoded by the coding sequence ATGGCCGACGGGATTCTCGCGGGGCGCACCGCGCTCGTCACCGGCGCCTCGCGCGGGATCGGCCGCGGCATCGCGATCGGCCTGGCCGAAGCCGGCGCCGACGTCGCGGTCAACTACACCCGCGGCGAAGACGCCGCCGCCGAAACCGTCGCCGCGATCGAGGCGCTCGGCCGCAAGGCCAAAGCCTATCAGGCGTCGGTCACCGACGAGGCCGCCTGCGCCGCGATGGTCGCCGCGATCGAGGCCGACTTCGGCCCCATGTCGATCCTGATCAACAACGCCGGCATCGCCAGCCGCGGGCAGTCGGTGGCCGAAACAACGCCCGAAGAAGTCGACAAGCTCTTCGCCGTCCACGCCGCCGGCCCGCACCGCCTGTCGCGTCTCGCGCTGCCGCAGCTCCGCACCCACGCGCGCAGCGACATCATTATCATCTCGAGCATCGCGACCTATACCCATTCGCCCAATGGCGCGCCCTACACGATGGCGAAGGCGGCCGGCGAAGCCCTCGCCTACGCGCTCGCCAAGGAAGAGCTCGGCAACGGCGTCCGCGTCAACATCGTCGCCCCCGCGCTCACCGTCAGCGACATGGGCGAGAAACTGTCGCGCGCGATCACCGGCAACGAGGACATCCACCATCTCGACACCAAAATGCCCTTCGGCCGCGTCGCCATGCCCGCCGACGTCGCCGCAGCGGTCGTCTGGTTCGTCTCGGGCGCGAACAGCTATTGCTCGGGGCAAAAGCTCAACATCGACGGCGCGGGTCAGGCGACCTTCCGGTGA
- a CDS encoding GNAT family N-acetyltransferase, with product MTLSIRPATPVDLPLIAQFIRDLADYEKLAHEVRFDEAKLGEKLFGPRPYAEVLIGEIDGAAQGFALFFHNFSTFEGKPGIYLEDLFVRPEARGSGLGKALLAHLAKLCVERDCARLEWWVLDWNTPSIGFYQSLGARLMDEWTVMRVDGEALTALANA from the coding sequence GTGACCCTCTCGATCCGCCCCGCCACCCCCGTCGACCTGCCGCTGATCGCGCAGTTCATCCGCGACCTCGCCGATTATGAAAAGCTCGCGCACGAAGTCCGCTTCGACGAGGCGAAGCTCGGCGAGAAACTCTTCGGCCCGCGGCCTTATGCGGAAGTCCTGATCGGCGAAATCGATGGCGCGGCACAGGGCTTCGCGCTCTTCTTCCACAATTTCTCGACCTTCGAGGGCAAGCCCGGCATTTATCTCGAGGATCTGTTCGTCCGCCCCGAAGCGCGCGGATCGGGGCTCGGCAAGGCGCTGCTCGCGCATCTCGCCAAGCTCTGCGTCGAACGCGACTGCGCGCGCCTCGAATGGTGGGTGCTCGACTGGAACACGCCGTCGATCGGTTTCTACCAGAGCCTCGGCGCCAGGCTGATGGACGAATGGACCGTGATGCGCGTCGACGGCGAGGCCCTGACGGCTCTCGCGAACGCCTAG
- a CDS encoding thioredoxin family protein: MTETSSETYRRQMTRPIALALTAALLVMSSAAATETRTIPGVADAYKSDAFDPNPMPAIDAALAKAGQSGKPVLLVMGTGGCHDSAWLANLIATDRFAPVRNRYEIVYADIGMPHISGQGRNADVPKRFRFKIKGTPTVAILDANGTVLNRKAAPKWRNAASRSDDDIYNELMG, from the coding sequence TTGACGGAAACGTCATCCGAAACCTATCGTCGGCAAATGACACGCCCGATCGCCCTCGCCCTCACCGCCGCGCTGCTCGTCATGTCGTCCGCCGCAGCCACCGAAACGCGTACGATTCCGGGCGTCGCCGACGCTTACAAGAGCGATGCCTTCGACCCGAACCCGATGCCCGCGATCGACGCCGCGCTCGCCAAAGCCGGACAGTCGGGCAAGCCCGTCCTGCTCGTGATGGGCACCGGCGGCTGCCACGACAGCGCCTGGCTCGCGAACCTGATCGCGACCGACCGCTTCGCCCCCGTCCGCAATCGCTACGAGATCGTCTACGCCGACATCGGCATGCCGCATATCAGCGGGCAAGGCCGCAACGCCGATGTGCCCAAGCGCTTCCGCTTTAAAATCAAGGGCACGCCGACCGTCGCGATCCTCGATGCGAATGGCACCGTGCTCAACCGCAAGGCGGCGCCCAAATGGCGCAACGCCGCGAGCCGCAGCGACGACGACATCTATAATGAACTGATGGGTTAG
- a CDS encoding TorF family putative porin, whose amino-acid sequence MKFLTKACFGMLLAASSMSTPAFAQEEEAASGPFTLSGGIAVTSDYRFRGISLSNEKVAVQPTLTLSHESGLYAGVWGSSLPDSDAYGKFELDLYAGFNTEIASGTTADIGVTYYTYPGSHDGGAPTDYFEGIGKLSHDIGPVSVTGMVAYAPKQNSLGDDDNIYLNLGAGFGVPNTPLTLTAGVGYNDGSLGLVSPDGKYIDWSIGASAVAGPLTFSVQYIDTDVKKSGIKALDTLYDPTVVFTLGASF is encoded by the coding sequence ATGAAATTTCTTACCAAAGCGTGTTTCGGCATGCTGCTCGCCGCGTCGTCCATGTCGACGCCCGCCTTCGCCCAGGAAGAAGAAGCGGCCAGCGGTCCGTTCACGCTTTCGGGCGGCATTGCGGTCACCTCGGACTATCGTTTCCGCGGAATTTCGCTGTCGAACGAAAAGGTCGCCGTGCAGCCGACGCTGACGCTCAGCCATGAAAGCGGCCTCTATGCGGGCGTCTGGGGCTCCTCGCTCCCCGACAGCGATGCCTATGGCAAGTTCGAACTCGACCTCTACGCGGGCTTCAACACCGAAATCGCCTCGGGCACGACGGCCGATATCGGCGTGACCTATTACACCTATCCGGGCAGCCATGACGGCGGCGCGCCGACCGACTATTTCGAAGGCATCGGCAAGCTGTCGCACGACATCGGTCCGGTCTCGGTCACCGGCATGGTCGCCTATGCGCCCAAGCAGAATTCGCTCGGCGACGACGACAATATCTACCTGAACCTCGGTGCCGGCTTTGGCGTGCCCAATACGCCGCTGACGCTGACCGCGGGCGTCGGTTACAACGACGGTTCGCTGGGCCTTGTGTCGCCGGACGGCAAATATATCGACTGGTCAATCGGCGCTTCGGCGGTTGCGGGCCCGCTGACCTTCTCGGTCCAATATATCGACACCGACGTCAAAAAATCGGGCATCAAGGCGCTCGACACGCTTTACGATCCAACCGTGGTCTTTACGCTGGGCGCATCTTTCTGA
- a CDS encoding acyl-CoA carboxylase subunit beta, whose translation MSWKKEIEELGQRRAMAEKMGGAEKVARQHGRGKMDARARLAGIVDEGSFREIGKIAGRGKYGADGELEDLAASNFIFGRANIDGRPVVASADDFTVRGGAADAALHRKFVQCEAMAHEYRLPLIRMIDGTGGGGSVKTLEDMGYTYIPHVPGWDEIIANLDTVPVVALALGPTAGLGAARVVASHYSVMVRGLSQLFAAGPAVAAAIGDTLDREELGGSDVHTRNGVVDDEVASEVEAFAAARRFLSYLPSSIHDRAQRTACSDPVDRREESLLSAVPREAKQVYSMRRIANAVFDQDSFFEMGARWGRAVITAFARLDGYPVAVLASDPSYLGGSWDAKTSEKAERFVKMADQFRLPIVHLVDNPGFMIGGEAERTGTIRYGVQAMNAIYRATVPLASVVVRRAYGIAGSAMSNAERFQYRFAWPSGDWGSLPIEGGVEVAYKSELEAAEDPAAHLEAIRERLNRVRSPFRTAEKYGVEDIIDPRDTRPLLCEFAELAWRVLK comes from the coding sequence ATGAGCTGGAAAAAAGAGATCGAAGAGCTGGGCCAACGCCGCGCGATGGCCGAGAAGATGGGCGGCGCGGAAAAGGTCGCGCGGCAGCATGGGCGCGGCAAGATGGACGCGCGGGCGCGGCTCGCGGGGATCGTCGACGAAGGCAGCTTTCGCGAGATCGGCAAGATCGCGGGCCGCGGCAAATATGGTGCGGACGGCGAGCTGGAGGATCTGGCGGCGTCGAATTTCATCTTCGGGCGCGCGAATATCGACGGGCGGCCGGTCGTCGCCTCGGCCGACGATTTCACCGTGCGCGGCGGCGCGGCCGATGCGGCGCTGCACCGGAAATTCGTCCAGTGCGAGGCGATGGCGCATGAATATCGCCTTCCGCTGATCCGCATGATCGACGGTACCGGCGGCGGCGGGTCGGTCAAGACGTTGGAGGATATGGGCTATACCTATATCCCGCACGTGCCCGGCTGGGACGAGATCATCGCGAACCTCGATACCGTGCCGGTGGTGGCGCTCGCGCTCGGGCCGACCGCGGGCCTGGGCGCGGCGCGCGTCGTTGCGAGCCATTACAGCGTGATGGTGCGCGGGCTGTCGCAGCTGTTCGCGGCGGGACCCGCGGTCGCGGCGGCGATCGGCGATACATTGGACCGCGAGGAACTCGGCGGCAGCGACGTGCATACGCGCAACGGTGTCGTCGATGACGAGGTCGCGAGCGAGGTCGAGGCTTTTGCCGCGGCGCGGCGGTTTTTGTCCTATCTGCCGTCGTCGATCCACGACCGGGCGCAGCGCACGGCATGCAGCGATCCGGTCGACCGGCGCGAGGAGAGCCTGCTGTCGGCGGTGCCGCGCGAGGCGAAGCAGGTTTACTCGATGCGGCGCATCGCGAACGCGGTGTTCGACCAGGACAGTTTCTTCGAAATGGGCGCGCGTTGGGGGCGGGCGGTGATTACCGCCTTCGCGCGATTGGACGGCTATCCGGTCGCGGTGCTCGCGAGCGATCCGTCGTATCTTGGCGGATCGTGGGACGCGAAGACGAGCGAGAAGGCGGAACGCTTCGTGAAGATGGCCGACCAGTTCCGGCTGCCGATCGTCCATCTGGTCGACAATCCGGGCTTTATGATCGGCGGCGAAGCCGAGCGGACGGGGACGATCCGGTACGGCGTGCAGGCGATGAACGCGATCTACCGCGCGACGGTGCCGCTCGCATCGGTGGTGGTGCGCCGCGCCTATGGCATCGCGGGCAGCGCGATGTCGAACGCCGAGCGCTTCCAGTACCGCTTTGCCTGGCCGTCGGGCGACTGGGGCAGCCTGCCGATCGAGGGCGGGGTCGAGGTTGCGTACAAGAGCGAGCTGGAGGCGGCGGAGGACCCCGCGGCGCATCTGGAGGCGATCAGGGAGCGGCTCAATCGCGTACGTTCGCCGTTCCGCACCGCGGAGAAATATGGGGTCGAGGATATCATCGACCCGCGCGATACGCGGCCGCTCCTGTGCGAGTTTGCCGAGCTGGCGTGGCGGGTGCTGAAATAG
- a CDS encoding FAD-dependent oxidoreductase, whose protein sequence is MAADVPTRRALLTGLAALPVAAAAAAAAERKERKPKKRKPAKPKVQHVDVAIIGAGVFGAWTAWHLLRAGKTVRLFDAYGAGNARASSGGESRVIRMGYGADTIYSEMARDSLKYWKDLSDSASAPIFHNTGVLWFAPQGDAYTAQSLAWLQANRVGHEHGDVRWLQDKYRQIQFYQGETGILETEAGALIAARGVQEVIADAQIEVERVVMPAPLFSKRIRKHTLPDGGTADHLVYAAGPWIAELFPQQLGGKIVATRQEVYHFGAPQGDSRFAPPELPVWADFNNGRIVYGIPDLEGAGFKIAIDVHGPAVDPDTMERQLSPAGIAEARAYMQRRFPGLANAPLIGGRVCQYENSSNGDYLIDRFPGQERVWLVGGGSGHGFKNGPAVGKRVAAHILDRNLAVEPRFSFATKGTVAARTVF, encoded by the coding sequence TTGGCCGCTGACGTGCCGACCCGGCGGGCGCTGCTCACCGGCCTCGCCGCGCTGCCTGTCGCCGCGGCGGCCGCCGCGGCCGCCGAGCGCAAGGAACGCAAGCCGAAGAAGCGCAAACCCGCGAAGCCCAAGGTCCAGCATGTCGATGTCGCGATCATCGGCGCGGGCGTGTTCGGCGCCTGGACCGCGTGGCATCTGCTGCGCGCGGGCAAGACGGTCCGGCTGTTCGACGCCTATGGTGCGGGCAACGCACGCGCCTCGTCGGGGGGCGAAAGCCGCGTCATCCGCATGGGGTACGGCGCCGACACCATCTATTCGGAGATGGCACGCGACTCGCTCAAATATTGGAAAGATCTTTCCGACAGCGCGAGCGCACCGATCTTCCACAACACCGGCGTGCTGTGGTTCGCGCCACAGGGCGACGCCTACACCGCGCAGTCGCTCGCGTGGCTGCAGGCGAACCGCGTCGGCCACGAGCATGGCGACGTCCGCTGGCTGCAGGACAAATATCGCCAGATCCAATTCTATCAGGGCGAAACCGGCATCCTCGAAACCGAGGCGGGCGCGCTGATCGCGGCGCGCGGGGTGCAGGAGGTGATCGCCGATGCGCAGATCGAGGTCGAGCGCGTCGTCATGCCCGCGCCGCTCTTTTCGAAGCGGATCAGGAAGCACACGCTTCCCGACGGCGGCACCGCCGACCATCTCGTCTATGCCGCGGGCCCGTGGATCGCCGAACTTTTCCCGCAGCAATTGGGCGGCAAGATCGTCGCGACGCGGCAGGAAGTCTATCATTTCGGCGCGCCGCAAGGCGACAGCCGCTTCGCGCCGCCCGAGCTGCCCGTGTGGGCCGATTTCAACAACGGCCGCATCGTCTATGGCATCCCCGACCTCGAGGGCGCGGGGTTCAAGATCGCGATCGACGTCCATGGTCCGGCGGTCGATCCCGACACGATGGAACGCCAGCTCTCCCCGGCAGGGATCGCCGAGGCGCGCGCATACATGCAGCGCCGCTTTCCCGGACTCGCCAATGCACCGCTGATCGGCGGGCGCGTCTGCCAATATGAGAATAGCTCGAACGGCGATTATCTGATCGACCGTTTCCCGGGGCAGGAACGCGTCTGGCTCGTCGGCGGCGGCTCGGGCCACGGGTTCAAGAACGGCCCCGCGGTCGGCAAACGCGTCGCTGCGCACATCCTCGACAGGAATCTCGCCGTCGAACCGCGTTTCAGCTTTGCGACCAAGGGGACGGTCGCGGCGCGGACGGTGTTTTAA
- the ispG gene encoding flavodoxin-dependent (E)-4-hydroxy-3-methylbut-2-enyl-diphosphate synthase, which translates to MSDHNPGLRPWRDIARRECRQIMVGNVPVGGGAPISVQTMTNTLTSDPVATIDQIRRCEEAGADLIRVSCPDTESTAALGKIVRASRIPIIADIHFHYKRALEAADAGAACLRINPGNIGSSERVGEVVRAAKANGCAIRIGVNAGSLEKDLLEKYGEPCPEALVESALDHIKLLQDHDFHEYKVAVKASDVFLAVAAYAQLADAVDCPLHLGITEAGGLIGGTVKSALGIGNLLWAGIGDTIRVSLSAEPEEEVRVGYEILKSLGLRTRGVRVVSCPSCARQGFDVIRTVQALEDALSHIKTPMSLSVLGCVVNGPGEARETDIGITGGGNGKHMVFLSGVTDHHVEDADMISHIVKLVEAKAAEIDAGSSVSMDTLHGKAA; encoded by the coding sequence ATGAGCGATCACAACCCCGGCCTGCGCCCCTGGCGCGACATCGCGCGGCGCGAATGCCGCCAGATCATGGTCGGCAATGTCCCCGTCGGCGGCGGCGCGCCGATCAGCGTGCAGACGATGACGAACACGCTGACCAGCGATCCGGTCGCGACGATCGACCAGATCCGCCGCTGCGAGGAGGCAGGCGCCGACCTCATCCGCGTGTCGTGCCCCGATACCGAATCGACCGCGGCGCTCGGCAAGATCGTCCGCGCGTCGCGCATCCCGATCATCGCCGACATCCATTTCCATTATAAACGTGCCCTCGAAGCCGCCGACGCCGGCGCCGCGTGCCTGCGCATCAACCCCGGCAATATCGGTTCGTCCGAGCGCGTCGGCGAAGTCGTCCGCGCCGCAAAGGCCAACGGGTGCGCGATCCGCATCGGGGTCAACGCCGGTAGCCTCGAAAAAGACCTGCTCGAAAAATATGGCGAGCCCTGCCCCGAGGCGCTCGTCGAAAGCGCACTCGACCATATCAAGCTGCTGCAGGATCACGACTTCCACGAATATAAGGTCGCGGTGAAGGCGAGCGACGTCTTCCTCGCGGTCGCCGCTTACGCGCAGCTCGCCGACGCGGTCGACTGCCCGCTGCACCTCGGCATCACCGAAGCCGGCGGGCTGATCGGCGGCACCGTCAAATCGGCGCTCGGCATCGGCAACCTCCTCTGGGCCGGCATCGGCGACACGATCCGCGTATCACTCTCGGCCGAACCCGAAGAGGAAGTGCGCGTCGGCTATGAAATCCTCAAATCCTTGGGCCTCCGCACCCGCGGCGTCCGCGTCGTCTCCTGCCCCAGCTGCGCGCGGCAGGGCTTCGACGTCATCCGCACCGTGCAGGCGCTCGAAGACGCGCTCAGCCACATCAAGACCCCGATGTCGCTCTCGGTATTAGGGTGCGTCGTCAACGGCCCCGGCGAAGCGCGCGAAACCGACATCGGCATCACCGGTGGCGGCAATGGCAAGCATATGGTGTTCCTGTCGGGCGTCACCGACCATCATGTCGAGGACGCCGACATGATCAGCCATATCGTCAAGCTCGTCGAAGCGAAGGCGGCCGAGATCGACGCGGGCAGTTCGGTGAGCATGGACACGCTGCACGGCAAGGCGGCGTAA
- a CDS encoding S41 family peptidase — MTISLRLLPGLLMAGAIIAAPLIASPAAIAADEVNGDAVAEKYAALLERDYVYPETGTKYAAALRAGVKAGRYKALSGEALARAIDADIDAVAPDGHLRLRVPDAVRPAGGASGPAPGPRPQKPPIEQAGWIAPGIAFVRFNVFPNDASVTEQAAKFMADHADAKAIIFDIRSHGGGGLEQMDVMFPWIFDKKTRLVTMATRASVDAEGGSPIAGIPSLHVVKGDAGMVTREHWITPNADKRLRDAKIYVLTSGATGSAAEHFSLAMKHTGRGVLVGSATGGANHFGRGEDLGGGYGAFIPVGRTYDPATGKDWEGDGVQPDIAVAPADALVRVLTELGVAPAEAKTLSDAHMPKWPMERRKPRK; from the coding sequence ATGACGATTTCCCTGCGCCTCTTGCCCGGCCTGCTGATGGCCGGTGCGATAATCGCTGCGCCGTTGATCGCCTCGCCGGCGGCGATTGCCGCGGACGAAGTGAATGGCGATGCGGTCGCCGAAAAATATGCCGCGCTGCTCGAGCGCGACTATGTCTATCCCGAAACCGGCACGAAATACGCAGCGGCGCTGCGCGCGGGTGTGAAGGCCGGGCGTTACAAGGCGCTTTCGGGCGAGGCATTGGCCCGCGCGATCGACGCCGACATCGACGCGGTGGCGCCCGACGGGCATTTGCGGTTGCGCGTTCCCGATGCGGTGAGACCCGCGGGAGGTGCCAGCGGACCAGCACCCGGACCGCGGCCGCAGAAGCCTCCGATCGAGCAGGCGGGCTGGATCGCGCCGGGGATTGCTTTTGTCCGCTTCAACGTCTTTCCCAACGATGCGAGCGTGACCGAGCAGGCGGCGAAGTTCATGGCGGACCATGCCGACGCGAAAGCCATCATCTTTGACATTCGCTCGCATGGCGGTGGCGGGCTCGAACAGATGGACGTCATGTTCCCGTGGATTTTCGACAAGAAGACGCGCCTCGTCACGATGGCGACACGCGCGTCGGTCGACGCCGAGGGCGGCTCGCCGATCGCCGGCATTCCCTCGCTGCACGTGGTGAAGGGCGACGCCGGCATGGTGACGCGCGAACATTGGATCACGCCGAATGCCGACAAACGGCTGAGGGATGCGAAAATCTATGTGCTGACGTCGGGCGCGACGGGATCGGCGGCCGAGCATTTCTCGCTTGCGATGAAGCATACCGGGCGCGGCGTGCTGGTGGGTAGCGCGACCGGCGGTGCCAATCATTTCGGGCGCGGCGAGGATCTGGGCGGCGGCTATGGCGCCTTCATCCCGGTCGGGCGCACCTATGACCCCGCGACCGGCAAGGATTGGGAAGGCGATGGCGTCCAGCCCGACATCGCGGTGGCACCCGCCGACGCGCTGGTGCGCGTGCTCACCGAACTGGGTGTGGCGCCGGCGGAGGCGAAGACGCTGTCCGATGCGCATATGCCCAAGTGGCCGATGGAGCGGCGCAAGCCGCGGAAGTAA